From a region of the Georgenia yuyongxinii genome:
- a CDS encoding metal-sensitive transcriptional regulator, producing the protein MPGYSGTKEQYTKRLRRIEGQVRGIARMVDEDVYCIDVLTQISAVTKALQAVGIGLVEDHLGHCVVDAARSSHEEGQAKVTEAAEAIARLVRS; encoded by the coding sequence GTGCCCGGTTACAGCGGGACCAAGGAGCAGTACACCAAGCGGCTGCGTCGCATCGAGGGCCAGGTGCGCGGCATCGCGCGCATGGTCGACGAGGACGTGTACTGCATCGACGTGCTCACCCAGATCTCGGCGGTCACCAAGGCGCTGCAGGCGGTCGGCATCGGGCTGGTCGAGGACCACCTGGGCCACTGCGTCGTCGACGCCGCGCGGTCCTCCCACGAGGAGGGCCAGGCGAAGGTGACCGAGGCCGCCGAGGCGATCGCCCGGCTCGTCCGTTCCTGA
- a CDS encoding heavy-metal-associated domain-containing protein, with translation MSTTEIDRTTVVDVEGMTCGHCVQHVTTELKNLDDVKNVSVALNAGGVSQVTVVADVVLDDAALRAAVDEAGYTVAAIHRD, from the coding sequence ATGAGCACCACCGAGATCGACCGCACCACCGTCGTCGACGTCGAGGGCATGACCTGCGGCCACTGCGTGCAGCACGTCACCACCGAGCTGAAGAACCTCGACGACGTCAAGAACGTCTCCGTCGCGCTCAACGCCGGCGGCGTCTCCCAGGTCACGGTCGTCGCGGACGTCGTCCTCGACGACGCCGCCCTGCGCGCCGCCGTGGACGAGGCCGGCTACACCGTCGCCGCCATCCACCGCGACTGA